A region from the Rhodopseudomonas julia genome encodes:
- the accD gene encoding acetyl-CoA carboxylase, carboxyltransferase subunit beta, whose amino-acid sequence MNWISNVVRPKIRGLWTKREVPDNLWVKCPETGTMVFYKDLEANQFVFPGSGYHQRIDARTRLRLFLDFAQWQEIEFPEPVTDPLRFRDERRYSDRLKAAKAKTGLKDAILVAEGKVEGVSLIVAVQDFEFMGGSLGMAAAEALIAGAEAAFERGVPFVLVTASGGARMQEGILSLMQLPRTTVAVDRLKEAGLPYIVILTNPTTGGVTASYGMLGDIHIAEPGALIGFAGPRVIEQTIREKLPDGFQRSDYLLEHGMIDMVVPRQDLRPTVARLCRLLMKLPEPPPEPTLDEDTLADEAQMAPAAEKPAEEQAAASGPQPA is encoded by the coding sequence TTGAACTGGATTTCCAACGTCGTCCGCCCGAAGATCCGCGGTCTTTGGACCAAGCGCGAAGTGCCCGACAACCTCTGGGTCAAATGCCCGGAGACTGGCACCATGGTCTTCTACAAGGACCTGGAGGCGAACCAGTTCGTCTTTCCCGGCTCCGGCTATCATCAGCGCATCGATGCGCGCACCAGGCTGCGCCTGTTTCTCGATTTTGCGCAATGGCAGGAAATCGAGTTCCCCGAGCCGGTGACGGATCCCCTGCGTTTCCGCGACGAACGGCGTTATTCTGACCGTCTCAAAGCCGCGAAGGCGAAGACCGGCCTCAAGGATGCGATCCTGGTTGCCGAAGGCAAGGTGGAGGGCGTCTCCCTCATCGTCGCCGTGCAGGACTTCGAATTCATGGGCGGCTCGCTCGGCATGGCCGCGGCGGAGGCTTTGATTGCCGGCGCCGAGGCGGCGTTTGAACGCGGCGTGCCCTTCGTGCTCGTCACCGCATCCGGTGGTGCGCGCATGCAGGAAGGCATCCTCTCGCTCATGCAACTGCCGCGTACGACGGTCGCCGTCGATCGGCTGAAGGAAGCGGGACTGCCCTATATCGTCATTCTCACCAATCCGACGACGGGCGGTGTGACCGCCTCCTATGGCATGCTGGGCGACATCCATATCGCCGAGCCTGGTGCCCTCATCGGTTTTGCCGGCCCGCGCGTCATCGAACAGACCATCCGCGAAAAGCTTCCCGACGGTTTCCAGCGCTCCGATTATCTTCTGGAGCATGGCATGATCGACATGGTCGTGCCCCGTCAGGATCTGCGCCCGACGGTGGCGCGTCTTTGCCGCCTTTTGATGAAGCTGCCCGAACCTCCGCCCGAGCCCACGCTCGACGAAGACACGCTTGCGGACGAGGCTCAGATGGCACCGGCGGCAGAGAAGCCGGCGGAAGAGCAGGCTGCCGCGTCCGGGCCGCAGCCGGCCTGA
- a CDS encoding bifunctional folylpolyglutamate synthase/dihydrofolate synthase, translated as MASLEERLEALLALHPKRIDLSLERIARLLERLGNPQEHLPPVIHVAGTNGKGSVVAFLRAMLEASGKTAHVYTSPHLVRFNERIRLGAAGGGQLVDDATLMAAIEAVREANADEPITFFEVTTAIAFKLFAERPADFALIEVGLGGRFDATNVIAKPLASVVTSISLDHAEFLGTEIAEIAMEKAGILKAGAPAVIGRQDEHVMALLGLEAEAAHAVPFRHNQEWAAHGENARLVYQDEDGLLDLPLPRLLGQHQIDNAGTAVAVLRAIGVDISAEAIGQGLREAQWPARLQRLSEGPLVASSPPGSEVWLDGGHNPSAGAVISAEMASLFDRAPKPLFLITGMLTTKDPHGFFSAFDSLTQYVFTVPVEGHAGFDPRELAVRANEVGLPARSAPDVRTALQAIGDMATEPPRILICGSLYLAGQVLKENGPLPV; from the coding sequence ATGGCCTCACTCGAAGAGAGACTTGAAGCGCTTCTGGCGCTGCATCCGAAGCGTATCGATCTCTCGCTTGAGCGCATCGCCCGGCTGCTTGAGCGCCTCGGGAATCCACAGGAGCATCTGCCCCCGGTCATCCATGTCGCCGGCACCAACGGTAAAGGCTCCGTGGTCGCGTTTCTGCGCGCCATGTTGGAGGCGTCCGGCAAGACGGCGCATGTCTACACCTCGCCGCATCTCGTGCGCTTCAACGAGCGCATCAGACTGGGCGCGGCAGGCGGCGGTCAGCTGGTCGATGACGCAACGCTCATGGCTGCGATCGAGGCCGTGCGCGAGGCGAATGCGGACGAGCCGATCACCTTCTTCGAGGTCACCACGGCCATCGCCTTCAAGCTTTTTGCCGAGCGGCCTGCCGATTTCGCGTTGATCGAGGTCGGGCTCGGCGGCCGCTTTGACGCGACCAATGTGATCGCCAAGCCGCTCGCCTCCGTCGTCACCTCGATCAGCCTCGACCATGCCGAGTTCCTCGGCACAGAGATCGCCGAGATCGCCATGGAGAAGGCGGGCATCCTGAAGGCTGGTGCGCCCGCCGTGATCGGCCGCCAGGACGAGCATGTGATGGCGCTTCTGGGCCTTGAAGCGGAAGCGGCGCATGCCGTTCCATTTCGGCACAATCAGGAATGGGCCGCCCATGGCGAAAACGCCCGTCTCGTCTACCAGGACGAAGATGGATTGCTCGATCTGCCTTTGCCGCGGCTTCTCGGTCAGCATCAGATCGACAATGCCGGGACGGCGGTCGCAGTGCTCCGCGCCATCGGCGTCGACATCAGTGCCGAGGCAATCGGCCAGGGCCTGCGCGAGGCGCAATGGCCGGCGCGGCTTCAGCGCCTTTCCGAAGGCCCGCTGGTCGCTTCCTCTCCTCCCGGGAGCGAGGTCTGGCTCGACGGCGGGCACAATCCGTCCGCCGGCGCGGTTATTTCGGCGGAAATGGCCTCACTCTTCGACCGCGCACCGAAGCCGCTCTTCCTCATCACCGGCATGCTGACGACGAAGGATCCGCACGGCTTCTTCTCCGCCTTCGACAGTCTCACCCAATATGTCTTTACCGTCCCCGTCGAAGGACATGCGGGCTTCGATCCGCGCGAGCTTGCCGTACGTGCCAACGAGGTCGGGTTGCCGGCGCGCTCTGCCCCTGATGTGCGAACCGCCTTGCAGGCGATCGGCGACATGGCGACGGAGCCGCCCCGCATTCTCATCTGCGGCTCGCTCTATCTCGCTGGTCAGGTGCTCAAAGAAAACGGCCCCTTGCCGGTTTAG
- a CDS encoding phosphoribosylanthranilate isomerase has translation METEVKICGLTKPEDIDAALAAGADWIGFVFFAKSPRSLSVARATELAAPARGRVGIVALTVDAQDDLIEEIAQGLRPDLMQLHGSETPERAAEVRSRFGLRTAKALGIGERADLDKVSLYAGHVERLLLDARPPKGATRPGGNGASFDWRLLEGFEPGMPWFLSGGLNGDNIGAALAATKAPAVDVSSGVERAPGEKDPAEIARFVAAVRAHDARCKVAEDARPAANAAPVAAA, from the coding sequence ATGGAGACAGAGGTCAAAATCTGTGGTTTGACGAAGCCTGAAGACATCGACGCGGCGCTCGCTGCCGGCGCCGATTGGATCGGCTTCGTCTTCTTTGCGAAGAGCCCGCGCTCGCTGTCGGTTGCGCGTGCGACGGAGCTCGCGGCACCCGCACGCGGTCGAGTGGGCATTGTCGCGCTGACCGTTGATGCCCAAGACGATCTCATCGAGGAGATCGCGCAGGGGCTCAGGCCCGACCTCATGCAGCTGCATGGTTCGGAAACGCCGGAGCGCGCTGCGGAAGTCCGCTCACGCTTTGGCCTGCGCACGGCAAAGGCGCTCGGTATCGGCGAGCGTGCGGATCTCGACAAGGTGTCCCTTTACGCCGGCCATGTCGAGCGTCTGCTTCTCGATGCCCGCCCGCCCAAAGGTGCGACGAGGCCAGGCGGTAACGGCGCGTCTTTCGACTGGCGTCTCCTGGAAGGCTTTGAGCCCGGTATGCCCTGGTTTTTGTCGGGCGGCCTCAATGGCGACAACATTGGCGCCGCTTTGGCGGCGACAAAGGCGCCGGCCGTCGATGTGTCCTCCGGTGTCGAGCGGGCGCCGGGTGAGAAGGATCCGGCCGAAATCGCTCGTTTCGTCGCGGCCGTGCGCGCCCATGATGCACGCTGCAAAGTCGCGGAAGACGCAAGGCCTGCGGCGAATGCCGCCCCGGTCGCTGCGGCCTGA
- the addA gene encoding double-strand break repair helicase AddA, whose translation MKRAASPTERQQWQASDPTSSAWVAANAGSGKTHVLTQRVVRLLLAGADPAAIVCLTYTKAAAAEMSGRVFKLLGEWATLPDAELMEAIARSQGETPRPETLMRARRLFAQALETPGGLNIQTIHAFCERILHQFPFEANVPGHFEVLDETAAEGLLLEARQAVLRAAQADGSRLGAAFTRLATLRSDQDIEAALAALVAERDRLERWIAHTATKTPSDDIDDAIADLRHRLGLNGDESEEALCAEICRASGWGAKDCRSLCDALSTEAANSTDEGARTALEAILAHEGGPLETDFRAAFFMTAKPEGWSPRSESRRFSAAFRRNRDGLDDLFSAEAARLQPLRERLSLARTAEATEALLLIGGAILQRYRILKQRRGFLDFSDLILRTRNLLQRPEVAAWVQYKLDAGIGHLLVDEAQDTSPDAWAIVERLAEEFFAGESADRRPRTVFAVGDDKQSIYGFQGAEPRLLAELGRNFKARAEAAEQEFRAVSLGVSFRSTQAVLDAVDTVFDGPLSERVTRLGYQQHQAYRQNVPGRVEIWPRIVRPKGEMPEDWWQPFDAPAESERKLAEDIADEVATLLHPEARLPSGKVISAGEIMILTRKRGSFARAMVRALKARNLPTAGADRIALADHIIVQDLLALADVVLLPEDDLQLAALLKSPLFGFDDEDLMALAIGRGRESLFSRLRASEDPRHSQAAERLRHLMAMADQMPPFAFYTRLVEAEGARKAFRARMGSEADDVLDLFLSATLSLERISPPSLQALAAALREGGGDIKRELSETTDAVRVMTVHGAKGLEADIVFLADTGGLIAATQHRDALAFIGGEDDPAFIWRQSREDATPQQREVEAKEAEAARDEYFRLLYVAMTRARDVLYVTGIRGPHTPKDGWYATVRGALAPQKDEEAEEGSDEELAERLRFFGLEPGGGPPPPPEERVETPSVAAPSLPEWAARPATPAPRPPQPLRPSSALAEEDPPDSAPAPVIAGRNEAMRAAAGRGRAIHRLLQFMPDWAAEERQQRGERLLARDWPEAVPADVAAALSEASGVLAHPDLAGFFAPGSRGEVSLVGEIATSHGTFAVGGRVDRLAVTESAVLLADYKTSLSPPASLAAVDEGMIRQLALYAHLLGPLYPGRRVQAALVFTVGPRIFPVSAERLEEALSPLNIVHGSPSSGAPLA comes from the coding sequence ATGAAGCGCGCGGCGAGCCCGACCGAACGCCAGCAATGGCAGGCCTCCGATCCCACGTCCTCGGCCTGGGTGGCGGCCAATGCCGGTTCCGGCAAGACGCATGTCTTGACCCAGCGCGTCGTACGGCTGCTGCTCGCCGGAGCGGATCCGGCCGCCATCGTCTGCCTCACCTATACCAAGGCCGCGGCGGCAGAGATGTCGGGCCGCGTCTTCAAGCTGCTCGGCGAATGGGCGACGCTCCCGGACGCCGAGCTGATGGAGGCGATTGCCCGAAGCCAGGGCGAGACGCCGCGGCCGGAGACGCTGATGCGTGCGCGCCGGCTCTTTGCGCAAGCATTGGAGACGCCGGGTGGCCTCAACATCCAGACGATCCACGCCTTTTGCGAGCGGATCCTGCACCAATTTCCGTTCGAAGCGAATGTGCCGGGGCATTTCGAGGTGCTCGACGAGACGGCCGCCGAGGGGCTGCTCCTCGAAGCGCGCCAGGCGGTGCTGCGCGCAGCCCAAGCGGATGGTTCACGCCTCGGCGCGGCGTTCACGCGGCTTGCAACACTGAGATCCGATCAGGACATCGAGGCGGCTCTTGCGGCGCTCGTGGCCGAGCGCGATCGGCTGGAACGATGGATCGCGCATACGGCAACAAAGACCCCTTCCGACGATATCGACGATGCGATCGCCGATCTCCGGCACCGGCTGGGGCTCAACGGGGATGAGAGCGAGGAGGCGCTGTGCGCGGAGATCTGTCGCGCCTCAGGCTGGGGAGCGAAAGATTGCCGAAGTCTCTGCGATGCGCTTTCCACCGAGGCGGCGAACAGCACCGACGAGGGGGCACGGACCGCTCTTGAGGCGATCCTCGCCCATGAGGGCGGTCCGCTTGAGACCGATTTCCGCGCCGCCTTCTTTATGACGGCAAAGCCGGAGGGCTGGTCCCCCCGCAGCGAGAGCCGGCGGTTTTCCGCCGCCTTCCGCCGCAACCGGGACGGCCTCGACGACCTCTTTTCGGCTGAAGCCGCCCGCCTTCAGCCCTTGCGCGAACGTCTGTCGCTGGCGCGCACGGCGGAAGCCACGGAAGCGCTTCTCCTCATCGGCGGCGCCATCCTGCAGCGCTACCGCATCCTCAAGCAGCGCCGTGGCTTCCTCGATTTCTCCGACCTCATCCTGCGCACCCGCAATCTCCTGCAGCGGCCGGAGGTGGCGGCCTGGGTGCAATACAAGCTCGATGCCGGCATCGGCCATCTTCTCGTCGACGAGGCGCAGGACACATCTCCAGACGCCTGGGCGATCGTCGAGAGGCTGGCGGAAGAATTCTTCGCCGGCGAGAGCGCCGACCGCCGGCCGCGAACCGTTTTTGCCGTCGGCGACGACAAGCAGTCGATCTACGGTTTCCAGGGCGCCGAGCCACGGCTTCTCGCCGAGCTCGGCCGCAACTTCAAAGCCCGCGCCGAGGCCGCGGAACAGGAGTTTCGCGCCGTCTCGCTCGGCGTCTCCTTCCGCTCAACGCAGGCGGTGCTCGACGCGGTCGACACCGTCTTCGACGGGCCGCTTTCGGAGCGGGTGACGCGTCTCGGATATCAGCAGCACCAGGCCTATCGGCAGAATGTTCCCGGACGTGTCGAGATCTGGCCGCGGATCGTGCGACCGAAAGGCGAGATGCCGGAGGATTGGTGGCAACCCTTCGACGCGCCGGCGGAATCTGAACGAAAACTCGCAGAAGACATCGCCGACGAGGTCGCGACCTTGCTTCACCCTGAGGCACGGCTTCCCTCCGGCAAGGTGATCTCCGCCGGCGAGATCATGATCCTGACGCGCAAGCGCGGCAGCTTCGCCCGCGCCATGGTCAGGGCGCTCAAGGCCCGCAACCTGCCGACGGCCGGCGCCGACCGGATCGCGCTTGCCGACCACATCATCGTGCAGGACCTTCTGGCGCTCGCCGATGTCGTTCTCCTGCCGGAAGACGATCTGCAGCTTGCGGCCCTTCTGAAATCGCCGCTCTTCGGTTTCGACGACGAGGATCTGATGGCGCTTGCGATCGGGCGCGGCAGAGAGAGCCTGTTCTCGCGGCTTCGTGCAAGCGAGGACCCCCGTCACAGCCAGGCGGCGGAACGCTTGCGGCATTTGATGGCGATGGCCGACCAGATGCCCCCCTTCGCCTTTTATACGCGCCTCGTCGAGGCCGAGGGCGCACGGAAAGCCTTCCGGGCGCGGATGGGCAGCGAGGCCGACGATGTGCTCGACCTGTTCCTCTCAGCCACGCTGAGCCTGGAGCGCATCTCCCCACCGAGCCTGCAGGCCCTGGCGGCCGCGCTTCGTGAAGGCGGTGGCGACATCAAGCGCGAGCTTTCGGAGACCACCGACGCGGTGCGCGTGATGACGGTGCATGGGGCGAAGGGGCTCGAGGCCGACATCGTCTTTCTTGCCGATACCGGCGGCCTGATTGCGGCAACGCAGCACCGCGACGCGCTCGCTTTCATCGGCGGCGAGGACGATCCCGCCTTCATCTGGCGCCAGAGCAGGGAAGACGCGACGCCCCAGCAGCGCGAGGTCGAGGCAAAGGAGGCGGAGGCCGCACGCGACGAATATTTCCGGCTCCTCTATGTGGCGATGACGCGCGCCCGTGACGTCCTCTACGTCACCGGCATCCGCGGCCCACACACGCCCAAGGATGGCTGGTACGCGACGGTGCGAGGAGCGCTGGCACCGCAAAAGGATGAAGAGGCCGAGGAAGGTTCAGACGAGGAGCTTGCCGAGCGCCTGCGCTTCTTCGGACTTGAACCGGGAGGCGGTCCGCCGCCACCGCCCGAAGAGAGAGTGGAGACACCGTCGGTTGCTGCGCCCTCCCTGCCGGAATGGGCGGCACGGCCGGCGACCCCTGCTCCACGCCCGCCGCAGCCGCTCCGTCCTTCCAGCGCGCTCGCCGAAGAGGATCCGCCCGACAGCGCGCCGGCACCCGTTATTGCCGGACGCAACGAGGCGATGCGCGCCGCAGCCGGCCGCGGGCGGGCGATCCACCGGCTTTTGCAATTCATGCCCGACTGGGCTGCCGAGGAAAGGCAGCAGCGCGGCGAGCGGCTTCTCGCACGTGACTGGCCGGAGGCCGTGCCCGCAGATGTCGCAGCAGCGCTTTCGGAGGCTTCAGGCGTCCTCGCGCATCCCGACCTTGCCGGGTTCTTCGCGCCGGGAAGCCGCGGGGAGGTGTCGCTCGTCGGCGAGATCGCGACCTCACACGGGACGTTCGCCGTCGGCGGGCGCGTCGACCGCCTGGCGGTGACGGAGAGCGCCGTCCTTCTCGCCGATTACAAGACGAGCCTGTCGCCTCCCGCCTCGCTTGCCGCGGTCGATGAAGGAATGATCCGCCAGCTCGCTCTTTACGCGCATCTCCTCGGCCCCCTCTATCCGGGGCGGAGGGTCCAAGCGGCCCTCGTTTTCACCGTCGGGCCGCGCATTTTTCCGGTGTCTGCCGAGCGTCTCGAAGAAGCGCTCAGCCCTCTCAACATCGTGCATGGCAGTCCATCGTCGGGCGCGCCGCTCGCTTGA
- the trpA gene encoding tryptophan synthase subunit alpha, with protein sequence MSAEMSSGGRIARRFATVAQELRPALVTFVTAGDPDLETSARILGALPKAGADIIELGMPFSDPMADGPAIQAAGLRALNAGQTLKKTLALVRGFRETDADTPIVLMGYFNPIYQYGPEKFVADACAAGVDGLIVVDLPPEEDDELCIPALKGGLNFIRLATPTTDDRRLPVVLQNTSGFVYYVSINGITGSSAPKTSEVAAAVERIKAHTDLPVAVGFGVRTREQAAAIGRTADGVVVGSAIVQAVAGSLDEKGHATDGTVAAVEALVQELAEGVRFARQMAAE encoded by the coding sequence ATGTCAGCTGAGATGTCTTCCGGCGGCCGGATCGCGCGCCGCTTTGCGACCGTCGCTCAGGAATTGCGGCCGGCCCTCGTCACCTTCGTGACCGCGGGTGATCCCGATCTTGAAACGAGCGCACGCATTTTGGGCGCACTGCCCAAGGCCGGTGCCGACATAATCGAACTCGGCATGCCTTTTTCCGATCCGATGGCCGATGGCCCCGCGATCCAGGCGGCTGGTCTTCGCGCGCTCAACGCCGGGCAGACCCTGAAGAAGACGCTCGCCCTTGTGCGCGGTTTCCGCGAAACCGATGCCGATACGCCGATCGTGCTGATGGGGTATTTCAACCCGATCTACCAATACGGGCCGGAGAAATTCGTCGCCGATGCCTGCGCTGCGGGCGTCGACGGGCTCATCGTCGTCGATCTTCCGCCGGAAGAGGACGACGAATTGTGCATCCCGGCGCTGAAGGGCGGGCTCAATTTCATCCGGCTTGCCACACCCACGACCGATGACAGGCGCCTGCCGGTGGTTTTGCAAAACACCTCCGGCTTCGTCTATTACGTCTCGATCAACGGCATCACCGGTTCTTCCGCCCCCAAGACGAGCGAAGTGGCGGCCGCGGTGGAGCGGATCAAGGCGCATACCGATCTGCCGGTCGCCGTTGGTTTCGGCGTCAGGACGCGCGAACAGGCAGCCGCCATCGGCCGCACCGCCGATGGGGTCGTTGTCGGCTCCGCGATTGTGCAGGCGGTCGCCGGAAGCCTGGATGAAAAAGGCCACGCGACCGACGGCACGGTTGCCGCCGTCGAGGCGCTGGTGCAGGAGCTGGCCGAAGGCGTGCGTTTCGCACGCCAGATGGCCGCCGAATAG
- the trxA gene encoding thioredoxin, with protein MTTETVSDGTFEADVLKSETPVVVDFWAEWCGPCKMIAPHLEEIAGEMQGKVKIAKLNVDDNQQTAIKYGVRSIPTLIMFKGGEPVDMKVGASAKSDLQKWIAGAA; from the coding sequence ATGACCACCGAAACCGTGAGCGACGGCACATTCGAGGCCGACGTGCTCAAGTCCGAGACACCCGTCGTCGTCGATTTCTGGGCGGAATGGTGTGGTCCCTGCAAAATGATCGCCCCGCATCTGGAAGAGATCGCGGGCGAAATGCAGGGCAAGGTGAAGATCGCCAAGCTCAATGTCGACGACAATCAGCAGACCGCGATCAAGTACGGCGTGCGCTCCATTCCGACGCTGATCATGTTCAAGGGCGGCGAGCCCGTCGACATGAAGGTCGGCGCGAGCGCCAAGAGCGATCTGCAGAAGTGGATTGCCGGCGCCGCGTGA
- a CDS encoding alpha/beta hydrolase produces MTETELQSLAVGEGKEKRRIAVLRRNGRSPGVVSPGVFWLGGFKSDMRGSKAEALDAWAAQSGRAATRFDYSGHGQSEGVFRDGTISRWLEEALAVFEAFTEGPQIVVGSSMGGWIALLLAKALAERGETDRLQGMVLIAPAMDMTKTLMSDHFGEAEWGQMAEKGFIEQPSDYAAEPYILTRELIEDGEKHLFGDDPIEIGCPVHILQGMRDTDVPWRHAEALLDRLCYDDAILTLVRDGDHRLSRPQDLARLVAAVETMAAEAVPGRGL; encoded by the coding sequence ATGACGGAGACGGAGTTGCAAAGCCTCGCCGTTGGAGAGGGCAAAGAAAAGCGCCGCATCGCCGTTTTGAGGCGCAATGGCCGCAGTCCTGGTGTCGTCTCGCCTGGTGTTTTTTGGCTCGGCGGTTTCAAGTCGGACATGCGCGGCTCCAAGGCCGAGGCGCTCGATGCCTGGGCGGCGCAGAGCGGCCGCGCCGCCACCCGCTTTGATTATTCCGGCCACGGCCAGTCGGAAGGCGTCTTCCGCGACGGCACCATTTCACGCTGGCTGGAAGAGGCGCTTGCGGTCTTCGAGGCCTTCACCGAAGGGCCGCAGATCGTCGTCGGCTCCTCCATGGGTGGCTGGATTGCCCTTCTTCTGGCGAAGGCTCTGGCAGAACGCGGCGAAACGGACCGTCTTCAGGGCATGGTCCTGATCGCGCCCGCCATGGATATGACCAAGACGTTGATGAGCGATCATTTCGGCGAGGCGGAATGGGGGCAAATGGCGGAGAAAGGCTTCATCGAACAGCCTTCCGATTATGCCGCAGAACCCTATATCCTGACGCGAGAGCTGATCGAGGACGGCGAAAAGCATCTTTTCGGCGATGATCCGATCGAGATCGGGTGCCCGGTGCATATCCTGCAGGGCATGCGCGATACCGATGTCCCCTGGCGCCACGCCGAGGCGCTTCTCGACCGGCTCTGCTATGACGATGCGATCCTGACGCTGGTGCGTGATGGCGACCACCGTCTGTCGCGGCCGCAAGATCTCGCGCGGCTCGTTGCCGCGGTGGAGACGATGGCTGCCGAAGCGGTTCCCGGCAGAGGCTTATGA
- the trpB gene encoding tryptophan synthase subunit beta: MAEPAMKPNSYRTGPDERGHFGIFGGRFVAETLMPNILELQEAYESAKADPEFNAELAHLAKHYSGRPSPLYYAERLTEYLREEAGAGRGAKVYFKREELNHTGSHKINNCLGQILLARRMGKTRIIAETGAGQHGVASATVAARFGLPCTIYMGKTDTERQKPNVFRMRLLGAEVKPVTAGAGTLKDAMNEALRDWVTNVEDTYYIIGTAAGPHPYPELVRDFQAVIGNEAKDQLQEMEGRLPDALVACLGGGSNAIGLFHPFLDDPAVQIYGVEAGGHGLDVENGHAASLNGGWPGVLHGNRTYLLQNEDGQILEGHSISAGLDYPGIGPEHAWLKETGRVTYVSATDREALDAFQLCTRLEGIIPALEPAHALAHVLKLAPQMDRDQIIVMNMSGRGDKDIFAVAEHLDMEI, translated from the coding sequence ATGGCTGAGCCAGCAATGAAGCCCAATTCCTACCGCACCGGCCCGGACGAGCGCGGTCATTTCGGCATTTTCGGCGGCCGCTTCGTCGCCGAGACCTTGATGCCGAATATCCTTGAGCTGCAAGAGGCCTATGAGAGCGCCAAGGCCGATCCGGAATTCAATGCCGAGCTTGCTCATCTCGCCAAGCATTATTCCGGCCGGCCGAGCCCGCTCTATTATGCCGAGCGGCTGACCGAATATCTGCGCGAGGAGGCTGGCGCCGGCCGCGGTGCCAAAGTCTATTTCAAGCGCGAGGAGCTCAACCATACGGGCTCGCACAAGATCAACAATTGCCTCGGCCAGATCCTGCTTGCCCGCCGTATGGGCAAGACGCGCATTATCGCCGAAACCGGTGCCGGCCAGCATGGCGTGGCCTCGGCAACGGTGGCGGCGCGCTTCGGGCTTCCCTGCACGATCTATATGGGCAAGACCGATACGGAGCGGCAGAAGCCGAACGTCTTCCGCATGCGCCTTCTCGGCGCCGAGGTGAAACCGGTCACCGCCGGTGCCGGCACCTTGAAGGATGCCATGAACGAGGCGCTCCGCGATTGGGTCACCAATGTCGAGGATACCTATTACATCATCGGCACGGCCGCGGGCCCGCATCCCTATCCCGAACTCGTGCGGGACTTTCAGGCGGTGATCGGCAACGAGGCGAAGGACCAGCTTCAGGAGATGGAAGGTCGGCTTCCCGATGCGCTCGTCGCCTGTCTCGGCGGCGGCTCGAACGCGATCGGGCTCTTCCATCCTTTCCTCGACGATCCGGCGGTGCAGATCTACGGCGTCGAAGCCGGCGGCCACGGGCTCGATGTAGAGAACGGTCATGCCGCGTCTCTTAACGGCGGCTGGCCCGGCGTCCTGCACGGCAATCGCACCTATCTTCTGCAGAATGAGGACGGCCAGATCCTCGAAGGCCACTCGATCTCTGCCGGCCTCGATTATCCGGGCATCGGACCGGAGCACGCCTGGCTCAAGGAGACGGGGCGCGTCACCTATGTCTCGGCGACCGACCGCGAGGCGCTCGACGCCTTCCAGCTTTGCACACGCCTTGAAGGCATCATCCCCGCGCTCGAACCGGCCCATGCCTTGGCCCATGTGCTGAAGCTTGCGCCGCAGATGGACCGTGACCAGATCATCGTCATGAATATGAGTGGGCGCGGCGACAAGGACATCTTCGCTGTGGCCGAGCATCTCGATATGGAGATCTAA